One window from the genome of Natrialba magadii ATCC 43099 encodes:
- a CDS encoding creatininase family protein, whose protein sequence is MYLPAHTWPDLADYIESESESLAVVPLGSTEQHGPHLPEGTDHMIAEALARAATEQTGYLCTPPISIGVSSHHRQFHGTMWVDAPVFRDYVENLSRNLTYHGIDRIVYVNAHGGNVAHLREVGRRLHQDETAYAIEWMWDESIPNLIEEVFETPGPHGGPKETAMIMHIANELVREDRLEEARDGGVDFDGDAARVHGATTFYDAIENSPNGVFGDQTDATPEVGEQLFDAATEQLVALLEWLDEQPFEALMPESHVDTQPGSGREGV, encoded by the coding sequence ATGTATCTTCCAGCCCATACCTGGCCCGACCTCGCCGACTACATCGAGTCGGAGTCGGAATCGCTCGCGGTCGTCCCGCTTGGCTCGACCGAGCAACACGGCCCACACCTGCCTGAAGGAACGGATCACATGATCGCCGAGGCGCTGGCGCGCGCCGCAACGGAGCAGACTGGCTATCTCTGCACCCCACCGATTTCGATCGGCGTCAGCTCCCACCACCGGCAGTTTCACGGCACGATGTGGGTCGATGCACCGGTCTTTCGTGACTACGTCGAGAACCTCTCGCGGAACCTCACCTATCACGGCATCGACCGCATCGTCTACGTCAACGCCCACGGCGGCAACGTTGCCCATCTCCGAGAGGTCGGCCGCCGACTTCATCAGGACGAGACCGCCTACGCCATCGAATGGATGTGGGACGAATCCATCCCCAACCTGATCGAGGAGGTCTTCGAGACGCCCGGCCCCCACGGCGGCCCCAAGGAAACGGCGATGATCATGCACATCGCGAACGAACTCGTCCGCGAGGACCGCCTCGAGGAGGCCCGCGACGGCGGCGTCGACTTCGACGGCGACGCTGCGCGCGTCCACGGCGCGACGACGTTCTACGACGCCATCGAAAACAGTCCCAACGGCGTCTTCGGCGACCAGACCGACGCCACGCCCGAAGTAGGAGAGCAACTGTTCGACGCTGCGACCGAGCAACTGGTGGCGCTACTCGAGTGGCTCGACGAACAGCCCTTCGAGGCACTCATGCCCGAGTCACACGTCGATACGCAGCCGGGAAGCGGTCGAGAAGGAGTGTAG
- a CDS encoding CopG family ribbon-helix-helix protein → MAVVSVSMPDELLDRLDQFAEEHGYTGRSEVVREASRNLLGEFEDTRLEDRELMAIVTVLFDYETTAVEERMMHLRHEHEGLVASNFHSHVGDHYCMELFVLEGELEEISTFVGKIRATKDALTVDYSVTPVDSFDPLSQDH, encoded by the coding sequence ATGGCAGTCGTCAGCGTCTCGATGCCGGACGAACTTCTCGATCGACTCGACCAGTTTGCAGAGGAACACGGCTACACCGGCCGCAGCGAAGTCGTCCGGGAGGCCTCCCGCAACCTCCTCGGCGAGTTCGAAGACACCCGTCTCGAGGACCGCGAACTCATGGCGATCGTCACGGTCCTCTTCGACTACGAGACAACCGCCGTCGAGGAGCGCATGATGCACCTGCGCCACGAACACGAAGGTCTCGTCGCGTCGAACTTCCACAGCCACGTCGGCGATCACTACTGTATGGAACTGTTCGTTCTCGAGGGTGAACTCGAGGAAATCTCGACGTTCGTCGGGAAGATTCGCGCAACGAAGGATGCGCTGACAGTCGACTACTCGGTGACGCCGGTCGACAGTTTCGATCCGCTCAGTCAGGATCACTGA
- a CDS encoding cupin domain-containing protein has protein sequence MSYRKVNYEEVDQVSSAMHVLSGPLETEQVGVTVARCDPDWKSKPHDHTDNDHEEVYVLIKGEATVVVDDEPVEMETGDALWIPPESTRQIRNGDTESAFVLVSAPSLQNGDDNDGEWLLSGFAG, from the coding sequence ATGTCCTACCGGAAGGTGAACTACGAGGAGGTCGATCAGGTGTCGAGCGCGATGCACGTCCTGAGCGGCCCACTCGAGACGGAGCAGGTCGGGGTGACGGTCGCCCGCTGCGATCCGGACTGGAAGAGCAAGCCCCACGATCACACGGACAACGACCACGAGGAGGTCTACGTCCTCATCAAGGGCGAGGCGACGGTCGTGGTCGACGACGAGCCAGTCGAAATGGAGACCGGTGATGCGCTGTGGATTCCGCCCGAATCCACGCGACAGATCCGCAACGGTGACACGGAGAGCGCATTCGTCCTCGTGAGCGCCCCGAGTCTGCAGAACGGCGACGATAACGACGGCGAGTGGCTCCTCTCCGGCTTCGCCGGGTAG
- a CDS encoding PAS domain S-box protein: MSRAHVLCVSHDPSTRARLTLALTDAPIRVSVVSDTEAAIDQLECGRDRPHPQRHDSDDGETQPEHQYGGHDHIDAVLLDPRMVRSLPETTRRLEEAALSPIAVFAYWEADAGAGSDADADPGSDFGSGSGLEPSSAPDTGLDTSSQPVLAELSTTRLEDGTQLEPQRNRSTANGSTANRSTASRSTAGRTETGSADIASTILTGIDAETGSDGSGFPELGVTRTRVGTAATAAIAATAATPEGPDSAEETTDVAHPSLVATVRRELADTTSPQTVERVLRTVFTEHEEFVFAWVGEYDRGEHAVVPWATDPDATAWPIHRTFRVGNGANPLLERALYAQQLQTQDLASQPNLAITGGAFTPAPFHEQAREHGVRSIAVAPLATDTDRYGVLIVYAPTTFTAGTRQTIRAVADVASHVLETIAIRGQLEQQERTLHRYERLVKTAGDGIFVLDGAGHVMTVNDAFVEMTGYSREWLLGEHISLLFDEQTIEHATETVRALIEADGRSTTIEVPLETKDGSYVTCEAQIAILDRTDSGGNGSTSNGSNDTDSDPDTNTSTVTDTDTVTNTSTVTDTDTVTNTHTQTDTDTDSTFGGTVGVLRDITERKQNERRLRKQNERLDAFARIVSHDLRNPLGIAQGYLDLIDETESLEYLPTAKRSLDRMEAIIHDVLAIARDGTWASDTERVDLETVASEAWEHVSTGEATLTLTGTTTFMADRSRLLRVFENLFRNAIEHGCPDEEVGELAVRVGVLESESESGSESGSDDQRRTPITDGDDGDGGDGGDGGDGGDGGDSGDSGDSGDSGDSGDSGDSGDSGDSGDSGDSEQVGEPCGFFVADNGSGLPDDLAANDDLFDPSISSETDSLGIGLWIVREVATGHDWQVRARESEAGGARFEFVTADADQ, translated from the coding sequence ATGAGCCGCGCACACGTCCTCTGTGTGAGCCACGATCCGTCGACGCGGGCCAGACTTACCCTGGCGCTCACCGATGCACCCATCCGCGTGAGCGTCGTCTCGGACACCGAGGCGGCCATCGACCAACTCGAGTGCGGACGAGACCGTCCCCACCCGCAGCGTCACGACTCGGACGATGGTGAGACGCAACCAGAGCACCAGTACGGAGGGCACGACCACATCGACGCTGTCCTTCTTGACCCCCGGATGGTTCGCTCACTACCGGAGACGACACGTCGACTCGAGGAGGCCGCGCTGTCCCCAATCGCGGTGTTCGCGTACTGGGAAGCTGATGCTGGGGCAGGGAGTGATGCTGACGCTGATCCAGGATCGGATTTCGGTTCAGGATCGGGCCTGGAACCGAGTTCAGCCCCGGATACTGGTCTCGATACGTCGTCACAGCCAGTGCTCGCTGAACTGTCGACCACGCGATTGGAGGACGGAACGCAGTTAGAACCACAACGGAATCGATCAACGGCGAATGGGTCAACGGCGAATCGGTCAACAGCGAGTCGATCAACGGCGGGACGAACGGAAACAGGATCTGCCGATATCGCCTCGACCATTCTCACCGGTATCGACGCGGAAACTGGCTCCGACGGATCCGGCTTCCCCGAACTCGGGGTGACGAGAACGAGAGTGGGTACTGCCGCCACTGCCGCCATCGCCGCCACCGCCGCCACTCCCGAGGGGCCCGATTCAGCCGAGGAGACGACCGACGTTGCTCATCCGTCACTCGTCGCGACTGTTCGACGTGAACTGGCCGACACAACCTCGCCACAGACCGTCGAGCGGGTGCTTCGGACCGTCTTCACGGAGCACGAGGAATTCGTCTTCGCCTGGGTCGGCGAGTACGACCGCGGCGAGCACGCCGTCGTCCCCTGGGCGACCGATCCCGACGCAACGGCGTGGCCCATCCACCGCACGTTCCGCGTCGGAAACGGCGCTAATCCGCTCCTCGAGCGAGCGCTGTACGCACAGCAACTCCAGACGCAGGACCTCGCCTCACAGCCTAACCTGGCCATCACGGGCGGTGCGTTCACCCCCGCGCCGTTTCACGAACAGGCACGCGAACACGGCGTCCGATCCATCGCTGTCGCGCCGCTCGCGACGGACACAGACCGATACGGCGTCCTCATCGTCTACGCACCGACGACGTTCACAGCCGGCACCCGACAGACGATCCGTGCCGTCGCCGACGTTGCCTCGCACGTCCTCGAGACGATCGCAATTCGCGGCCAACTCGAGCAACAGGAGCGAACGTTACACCGGTATGAACGCCTCGTGAAAACCGCGGGCGACGGCATCTTCGTTCTCGACGGCGCTGGTCACGTAATGACGGTGAACGACGCGTTCGTCGAGATGACTGGCTACAGCCGCGAGTGGCTCCTCGGAGAACACATCTCACTGCTCTTTGACGAGCAGACCATCGAGCACGCCACGGAAACGGTCCGGGCGCTCATCGAGGCCGATGGTCGCTCGACGACGATCGAAGTCCCACTGGAGACGAAAGACGGCTCGTACGTCACCTGTGAGGCCCAGATTGCCATCCTCGATCGTACCGATAGTGGTGGAAATGGCAGTACTAGCAACGGTAGCAACGACACCGACAGCGACCCTGACACCAACACCAGCACTGTCACCGACACCGATACCGTCACCAACACCAGCACTGTCACCGACACCGATACCGTCACCAACACCCACACCCAGACCGACACCGACACCGACAGCACGTTCGGCGGCACCGTCGGCGTCCTCCGCGACATCACCGAACGAAAGCAAAACGAGCGCCGCCTGCGCAAACAGAACGAGCGCCTCGACGCCTTCGCACGCATCGTCAGTCACGACCTGCGCAACCCACTCGGCATCGCGCAGGGCTACCTCGACCTCATCGACGAAACGGAGTCACTCGAGTACCTCCCGACGGCCAAGCGGAGCCTCGATCGCATGGAGGCGATCATCCACGACGTGCTCGCCATCGCCCGCGACGGGACGTGGGCGAGCGACACCGAGCGCGTCGACCTGGAAACCGTCGCCAGCGAGGCATGGGAGCACGTCTCGACGGGCGAGGCCACACTCACGCTGACCGGTACAACAACGTTCATGGCCGACCGCTCCCGACTCCTGCGCGTCTTCGAGAACCTGTTTCGAAACGCGATCGAACACGGCTGTCCGGACGAGGAGGTCGGTGAGTTGGCTGTTCGTGTGGGGGTACTCGAGTCCGAGTCGGAGTCCGGGTCCGAGTCCGGGTCCGACGACCAGCGACGGACTCCGATCACGGACGGCGACGACGGAGACGGCGGAGACGGCGGAGACGGCGGAGACGGCGGAGACGGCGGAGACAGCGGAGACAGCGGAGACAGCGGAGACAGCGGAGACAGCGGAGACAGCGGAGACAGCGGAGACAGCGGAGACAGCGGAGACAGCGGAGACAGCGAGCAGGTGGGCGAGCCGTGTGGCTTTTTCGTCGCGGACAACGGGTCCGGATTGCCGGACGATCTGGCAGCAAACGACGATCTGTTCGATCCGTCGATTTCGTCCGAGACGGACAGTCTGGGGATTGGCCTCTGGATCGTTCGGGAGGTGGCGACGGGCCACGACTGGCAGGTACGTGCGCGTGAGAGCGAGGCTGGTGGCGCACGATTTGAGTTCGTGACTGCGGACGCCGACCAGTAG
- a CDS encoding 3-hydroxyacyl-CoA dehydrogenase/enoyl-CoA hydratase family protein codes for MELEDINTVAVLGAGNMGHGIAEVAAMAGYDVALRDIKEEFVQNGYEQIEWSLNKLAEKDQLSQDEADAALERVTPIVDVEEAVGNADVVIEAVPEKMEIKKDVYGEVEEHAPDHTIFATNTSSLSITDLADVTERPEQFCGMHFFNPPVRMQLVEVISGAESSDETLDVIEELADDFGKTPVRVHKDSPGFIVNRILVPLMNEASWLVSEDEATISEVDSTTKYDMGLPMGSFELGDQVGNDVSFHVLEYMHDVLGEAYEPAPLLEEKVENEELGKKTGKGFYDYEDGSGAEIPTDEQSEFVKDRLLATMANEAAKLIGNDVAPPASIDEAVQLGAGFPDGPVKLVDEYGLDTLLETLEEAYDETGHERYEPADFLAERADEGGFYESDEEEDGVDFDAIRVEYPGEMVGHIVLDRPHRMNTISDDLLAELSEAIDLLEDDEEVRAILITGEGEKAFSAGADVQSMAAGGADSLGAIELSKDGQSTFGELESCDLPVVAGIDGFCLGGGMELATCADLRVASERSEFGQPELNLGLIPGWGGTQRLSQIVGEGRAKEIIFTAERYEADVMEDYGFVNDVVENDDLEDAAFDLAAKLAGGPPIAQKFTKRAMLAGRDDTEAGLEYEASAFGHLMATDDLMEGITAFMGDGEPDFEGK; via the coding sequence ATGGAACTGGAAGATATCAACACCGTCGCAGTTCTCGGTGCAGGGAACATGGGACACGGCATCGCGGAGGTCGCCGCGATGGCCGGCTACGACGTCGCACTGCGCGATATCAAAGAAGAGTTCGTCCAGAACGGCTACGAGCAGATCGAGTGGTCGCTCAACAAGCTCGCCGAAAAGGATCAGCTCAGCCAGGACGAAGCCGACGCCGCACTCGAGCGCGTCACGCCGATCGTTGATGTCGAGGAAGCCGTCGGCAACGCCGACGTCGTCATCGAGGCCGTCCCGGAGAAGATGGAGATCAAGAAGGACGTCTACGGTGAGGTCGAGGAGCACGCGCCCGACCACACCATCTTCGCGACGAACACCTCGAGCCTCTCGATCACGGACCTCGCCGACGTGACCGAGCGCCCCGAGCAGTTCTGTGGCATGCACTTCTTCAACCCGCCGGTCCGGATGCAGCTCGTCGAAGTAATTTCGGGTGCGGAGAGTTCCGACGAGACGCTCGACGTCATCGAGGAACTCGCCGACGACTTCGGCAAAACGCCAGTGCGCGTCCACAAGGACTCGCCCGGCTTCATCGTCAACCGCATTCTCGTCCCCCTGATGAACGAAGCCTCCTGGCTCGTCAGTGAGGACGAAGCGACCATCTCGGAGGTCGACTCGACGACGAAGTACGACATGGGCCTCCCGATGGGCAGCTTCGAACTCGGCGACCAGGTCGGCAACGACGTGAGCTTCCACGTACTCGAGTACATGCACGACGTGCTCGGTGAAGCCTACGAGCCAGCGCCACTGCTCGAGGAGAAGGTGGAGAACGAAGAGCTCGGCAAGAAGACGGGCAAGGGCTTCTACGACTACGAGGACGGCTCCGGTGCCGAGATTCCGACTGACGAACAGTCGGAGTTCGTCAAGGACCGCCTGCTGGCGACGATGGCCAACGAGGCCGCGAAGCTGATCGGCAACGACGTCGCGCCGCCAGCGTCGATCGACGAGGCAGTACAGCTCGGTGCTGGCTTCCCGGATGGGCCGGTCAAACTGGTCGACGAATACGGTCTCGATACCCTGCTCGAGACGCTCGAGGAGGCCTACGACGAGACCGGTCACGAACGCTACGAGCCGGCTGACTTCCTCGCAGAGCGCGCCGACGAGGGCGGCTTCTACGAGAGCGACGAGGAGGAGGACGGCGTCGACTTCGACGCCATCCGCGTCGAGTACCCCGGCGAAATGGTGGGCCACATCGTTCTCGACCGGCCACACCGCATGAACACGATCAGCGACGACCTGCTCGCCGAACTCTCCGAGGCCATCGACCTGCTCGAAGACGACGAGGAGGTCCGTGCGATCCTCATCACCGGCGAGGGCGAGAAGGCCTTCTCCGCCGGTGCCGACGTCCAGAGCATGGCTGCCGGCGGCGCGGACTCTCTCGGTGCGATCGAACTCTCGAAGGACGGCCAGTCCACCTTCGGCGAACTCGAGTCCTGTGACCTGCCGGTCGTCGCCGGTATCGACGGCTTCTGTCTCGGCGGCGGGATGGAGCTCGCCACCTGTGCCGATCTGCGCGTTGCCAGCGAGCGCTCGGAGTTCGGCCAGCCAGAACTCAACCTCGGCCTGATTCCCGGTTGGGGCGGCACCCAGCGCCTCTCCCAGATCGTCGGCGAGGGCCGCGCAAAGGAGATCATCTTCACCGCAGAGCGCTACGAGGCCGACGTGATGGAAGACTACGGCTTCGTCAACGACGTCGTCGAGAACGACGACCTCGAGGACGCCGCATTCGATCTCGCCGCGAAACTCGCCGGCGGCCCACCGATCGCCCAGAAGTTCACCAAGCGCGCGATGCTCGCCGGCCGCGACGACACCGAGGCGGGACTCGAGTACGAGGCCTCCGCGTTCGGTCACCTGATGGCGACGGACGACCTGATGGAGGGTATTACGGCGTTCATGGGTGACGGCGAGCCGGACTTCGAAGGGAAGTAA